The following DNA comes from Tepidanaerobacter syntrophicus.
CATCGGCAGCTTCCTGATGTTTTGCGGTCGTTTTCATGACCGGAAGACCGAGATCCACAAAAAGATATTTTTTAAATGCTGAAGTTGAAGCATTTGCCCCAATCTCTACATTGCCGATAATTCCGGTAATCTCTTTTCTGATACTGACAATCTTTTCTGCGGCTTCCGCTTGTTTCTTCAGCATGGCTGACTTATCCACCAATATGCCGTTATACTTCATTATCCCGACATATACTGATGTAGGCGATTCTACCTCTTCCACAATAGTTCTGTGTTTGGGTAAAAATCTATCAAACCACTGATTGAAAACATGATACAAGCGAAGAGTGTAGTCGCTGTCAGCACAAGCGTAGCGGACAGTCTTCTCATCCTGAGGGTTCAATTCATCGAAAAACCGACCTTCAGTAACCGTTGAGAATTCTGTCATTTCTGCTTTGCAGAGTGCAGGCGCAAGCGTTTTAAGTCCGCTGTCAGCAAGACTTCTGAACTCCCACTTGCTTTTTAATGTAAGTTGTGATGCTGCAATCGTGTCATAGCAAGGCTTTTGAAGGACGATACCTCTTGCGTAAAGGAACATAGACTCAAAAGCCAGATTATGAGCAACTTTTATTACATCTTTTGATTCGAATAGTAATTTCAGATAATCCCATATTGCCGCCTGGTTCTCTGCATTTCGCCCGCTACGATGTTTAAGTGGAACATATATAGCAGTCCCTTCTGATACTGAAAAACTGATCCCTGTAATATCTGCTTTATGAGCATCCAGAGCTGCACTTTTATCGTTCCTCCATTTATCGCGGGGTGACGTTTCAAAGTCGAAAGCAAATAGGACAGTGTTTTTCAGATACTCTTTTATTTCAGACAGCATATAAACACATTTGTATCCCATGCGGTTCTCCTTTCCGCCCTATCGGAGATGGAAGTTACTCTCCGATAGGGCCTTTAATCACTTAAGCGGCTCAGTAATTTCACCTGATTCAGGGTCTACATTTATTACCTCTTCACCGGCAGGTTCAGTGTCATGGCCGACTCGGGTACTGAATGCTTTGACCTGCTCGGAAAGCTTGGATATCAACGCATATTCGTCGGCGGTCAGATCCCGATCTACAGCAAACTGAGCCTGTGAATAGGTGATACCGCTTGAATTGGTCGCCTTTTTCAAAGAAAAGCGAGTAACAACGCTGTTTGATTTTTTGCCTTTAGAAAGCAGCCTTTTGATGTAGCGGGAAAACTCTTTCAACGATCCTGTTGGCAATGAGAGTATCAACGGGAAAATCTCCCCTTCACGCAGTACATATATCCTGCGGCGGTTCTTGCAGGCTTTGCTGCCGTTTTCCCCCGAACCAAACTGATTATATGGGCATTTGGCACAGCTTCCTCCGGGGTCTCCTTCGCCGGTTATACCATCAAAGCTTCCGCAATCCGGTGGGTTACTGCCTCCGGTATACTTGTCCTTGTAGTATGCATAAAGTGGATGATGATAAAGAATTACCGCTGAGAATTCTTTGACAGTATCAGGTTCTCCGGGATTTTCCCCGGGTACTTCGAATACTGTGCTGCCTGCGGACGGGATTTTTATGCGTTCAAAAGTCATGTCAAGACCGTCAAGTTCTGATGCCATTGCCTCGTCAAGATTGAAATTAGCGAGCTGAAGAAAACCTGTATTTTCGTTAATAGTTACGAGTTCATTGTTTTTCATGCTTTTATACCTCCGTAATTATGAATTTGGAATGTAATCTATATCATTGTTCTTTGAAACATCGTTCTTCGAATCGTTATTCTTTGAACATTAATATTGGAGCATTGCTCTTTGAACCTATTCACCTTGCTGCTTTCCGCACAGTTACTGTTGTCTTTTCGAAGACATTCACAAGGCCTTTCAGCCAGTCCGGAAGCTCGTCCCCATTCTCCGCAATCTGTTCTTTAACAAATGCTGACAGGGAATTTGTATTGACTGTTTCATAGATGAGTTCTCCAAAGCCTTTACTGCGTAGTGCGTCAAACAGTTCCTCCTTCATGCCTGCGGCAGCACTGGCTCTTGTTGTCGTTGAAAGGCAGAACATTGTTCCTGCTCTTGTGAAGTTTTGCGTCTCACTGCTGATCATCAGCTCAGACAGGCGGTATTCAACATCGTCAATCTCTGCATTAATGCTTTTCAGTTCTTCTTCCGCGGCCTTTTTTGCATCGCGAAGCTCCTTAAGACGGTCAGCAAGTTCAAACATCGCATTATTGCTCACAGCTTTCACCTCCCTCTGGGGCAAAAGGATTTGCTCCTTTGCGGTAGTCGTCTATCAGCATTTTTGCAAGATCTGCCTTATTGCGTAGGGCAGTCAGGATTTTTGAATCCACAGTACCCTTGGCAATAAGGTAGATATATGTGCAGCCATTCTTCTGTCCAACTCTATGGATGCGGGCCTTTGTCTGCTCGAAATTCGACATGGAATAATCAAGGGAGTAAAATACCATTGTGCTTGCAGCAGTCAGCGTAATACCAAGTCCAGCGGTTGCAATCTGGCCTACAAACACCATGCAGTCGGGATCATATTGAAACCGGTTTACTTGTTCTTGGCGATCCTTAGTCGCACCATAAATACACGCATAGCCGATGTTTTTTTTCTCCAGCAACCTGCATATAGCATGAATTTCAGGGATAAACCTTGCTATGACAACCAGCTTATGTCCTTCTTGAATACTGCTTTCAAGGATATCTTCAAGAGCTTTCAACTTGGCATCACTGACTTGCTCGATTTTCCCACCGTCATCGCTTCCGATGAAGCCGCCGGTTAATTGCGAAAGACGAAGCAAGCGTGTCAGTATGTTTGTAGCTGTTACTTCTCCTGCTGACAGCTCAGTATAGCTTTGTTTGACAAGCTCTTTATATTTCTTTAAAGTGACAGGCTCAAGCTCAATATGGCGAATAATATCGGTGGTTTCCGGCAAATCCAGACACTCCGCTTTGGTCGCCCGGAATGCAATGCTGTGAATCCTTTTCATCAAATCCTGTTCCATTGATTTTTTCAGCACTGGCGTATGGTTGCCATAGCCGACCATGTTGAAATACCGGTTTCGGAATGCATAAAAGCTGTTGCCAAAGATGCGTGGATCGAGAAATTTATACTGGCTGAATACATCTATGGCTTTGTTGGTTATAACCGTTCCTGTCAGTAGGAGCCGATACCGGGCAAGCAAGCCCAATCGGTGCATTGCTTTTGAAACCGCTGTATTATGAGTTTTAATTTTGTGTCCTTCATCGGCTATGATAAGGTCAGGATGCCAATTTGCCAGTTCCTTCTCCATTCTCCATGCGGATTCGTAGTTAACTACCACCACATGGACACCTTCACCAGTTAGAAACCTAAGCTGTTGAATTTTCTTTGATATCGTGCCATTAAGGACTATAAGCTGATATGGAAAATCCGCGAACCGTTTAAACTCATCCTCCCAGACTCCAAGTATGGAAAGCGGTGCAACTATCAGCACACGGTTTATTCTTCCTATAGCTTTCAATGCTCCTATAATGGCGATTGAGACAAGAGTTTTCCCGGTGCTGTTCAGCCCATTTCCATCAGGAGCGCTGCACCCCATCCGGAAATGGCAGAAACACCACCACCCTTCAAAAGCCCAAATAGACTGCAGATGAAATTGAAAGCACGAATCTGATGCTTATATGGTCTGCCCTTTATGGGCATTGGAATTATTGACAGCGTTTTTGCATTGTTCATAGAGTCTTGCATCTTATATCCTCCATCCTTCAATTTTGAGGGTTGGCCAACTCTCTGACTTAATGCTACTTGAATTGTTAAAGCCTGTCCGGACATCTAAAGTCCATGATTTTGGCAAAAAAATAGCCATTATGCAGTAAGGTTTTTGCGCCTTTTTTGCATAATGGCTTAAAATCTCATTATAATAGCCGGTTTAAAATATAAAAAGTTGGACTTCAGAAGTCCAACAATTTTTTTAACTTATCATTTCTTTATATGCCTTTGCACAAAGAGGGGAAAGTCTCAAGGCTTCCAAAACTTCATTGCATTCATATATTGAATGCCCTCTATACGAATGGATAAGCTTTTTATACGCCAATTGCTGTGGAGTGTTATTGAGAGTATATCCGGCAAGCCTTAATATCTCTTCACTGTATGTAGGGCTAAGCTCCAATCCGATGCAGATTGCAACAACGGTTTCTAAAGTTGGATTGTTAAGTTCATTATTTTTTATTCTGTCATATGTTTTTCCTGAAAGCAAAGTCTTTTCAATAAAAACAACCTTATTGTAGCCTTTCCTTTTGATATGTCCGTATACCGCTTGGGAAAATGTCTGGGTTGTACGGCTCAAATGCTGACCTTCTTCGACGAATTCTTCGTGAAACTTCTTTAGCTCTTCTGAACGATTAAATACTTCCATATTATGCTTGTCCGGGTTAAATGTCGGCACTCTGTTATAATCCGGTGTAGCTTTACGGAACATTATAGAATCGAGGTATACTACAATGTCCATTTTGGAGGCTTTATTTAGCTTTAAATCAAACAGAAGACAGCATTCATCTACATGCAGTTTTGCATAGTCTGTAAGATCAAGGCTTCCATTTTCTAACCTTTTAATGTATTTAGAGTCGTTAATAACGTAATGACCGTCAACATAAATAAAATTACCGCTGTCTATAATCTTTGCAAATTCAGGATTTGCATAGTATTCAAAAAATGAATCGCTTAGGCTAATACTATATGTTTGGTTTTTATGTAATGAGTCTGCCTTAAATGTATAATTGCTGATAAAATGGTCATCTACGTAGGTATATACACCTTCAACTTCCTTATATCCGAGGTCAAGCATCCTTATTTTGGCTGCTATCCTTGACACCTGGAAGAAGTCAGCTAATTCATACACGACATTTTCCATTATATTTAACCTGTCGTGATTACCAAAAAGGAGCTCATTCTTTTTAATTAGCTCCTCAATCTTTTTAATGGTCATTGATTTAGGCATAAGGATGCGAGGTGCGATTCCGTTAGCATGCCATTCCATCCAGTCTTCTGGCGTCCATTGCTTTTTGTATTTAGTTGTTTCGTTTACCCTGCAGCTTATGAGTAAAGCATCGCTGTTATATGTCTTAACTAACTCATGGTATTTTCTATGCTTATACCAGTGAACACACTCATGAATAATGGTATTGTTCATGCACCCTACGTTTCGCATGAAATACACATTAGGATCCACGAGAATTGTTCCTCTTGAAACTTCCAAAGGCTTATATGTTCTTTCATTTCTGTCGAAATATTCTATCGTACAATCTCCAAAAACTATTTGACCAAATATAGTGAAATGCTTTGTTAACTGGATTTCCTTAACCTTAAGCCCCATTCTTTTCACTACTTCATCTACCGGAATAGGCATAGGAGTACTTAATGCTTCCGGGCAAAATTCACTTAGAAACTCGGTAGCAACATCGTCAAACTGTTCCTTTTCTATAATTGGCACTAAATACTCAGACAGTCGGCCCAATTTGCTTTCTCTGTACTTGTTGTATATTGAAACAGAGTTGATTTGAAAATTCTGAATTCCGTCATCAAGGTCAGCTCTGCAGGAGATACGGAACCATTGTTCTATACCATCAGTCTCGCGATTCCTTCGTACTGTTTCTGCAATTTCAATTTCGGCAGAAACAATTACGTCAAATAAAATACTGTTACCTGGCGAGTCGGTTATATCTATCGTTATGATGTCAAAATCAGATAATGCTGCTTCATCCGGTGATTGCACATGGTATGAGTTGGATTCAAGCTTATCCGGGTTGTCCTCTATATATTCAGACAATTCGTCAAAGAGATCATTGTAATACATGTTTGCAATAACATCTCTGAACGAGCTGACACTTGCCATACCGTACCTCCCTGATTACATATCATCATTCTAGACCAAATATTTTCTTATGTAAATTATAACATAAATTGCGTAAAACACAATAAAAATACGCGAGCTCAAATTTTTATTGTGTTTTGGACTACTTTATGGTATCTTTATATCGAGCGAGGTGACAATTATGGCCGTAAGCTATAAAAAACTATGGAAACTCTTAATTGATAAAGATATGAAAAAGAAAGACTTAAGAGAAGCGGCTGGTATTAGTACATCTTCAATGGCAAAACTGGGTAAAAACGAAAATGTTACGACCGATGTGCTTGTGAAGATTTGCAAGGCATTAAAGTGTGATATTTCCGATATTATGGAGATTGAGCCAGATGAATAGGTAGCAACAGCTTTTACTTAATAGTTAAGCAACAATGACGCTAATTGAATTATTATGAAAAAAACATAAATTAATAAAATTTTTAAAGTGAGGTTATAAAGATGTATAATCAATTTTTTAATACTGTTCTTGAAGTACTAAAACAGGATCAACGTTTTTTTACTGATAACGGGGAATTGCTTCGCAATTCCGTATACGAGGCAGCAATGCAAATGGATTCAAAACTCATTAAATTGCTTTTATCTAACGAAGAAACAAAAAAGCGCTTTTTTGCCGACGTTGAAGGTGTTCTCGTTTTTGATAAAGTCGGCTTCGGTTGGGTTATCAATAATAGGCAATTCTTGCCTGACTCATATACTCGTTATAAAAATAAAATTGGTCTTGTAAATAGCCGGGATGAGTACATATCTACCTCAAAGGATGTTGTACTCGTTTTCCCTTATAAAGACTGCGTTCTTGAAGGAGGACAAACGAAAGAAGATCAAAAGCGTGATGAGATATTCTATAATGAAACACTTGCACCGGATGAAGTGGACAGGCTTCTTTATCCTAAGGTGTTCACAAATGCAAAACGTTATACTGCTGACGGAGAAGAATCGATTACAGAGTTTAAAGATACCGATAACCTTATAATTAAAGGTAACAATCTTCTTGCTATTGCTTCATTATTGAAAAGATATGAAGGCAGAGTAAATTGTATTTATATAGATCCGCCTTTTAATACAGGAAATGATAGCTTCAATTATAATGATAAATTTAGTCGTTCAACATGGCTTACATTTATGAAAAACCGATTGACTATTGCTCAGAAATTATTAACCAGGGACGCAATATATTTATACATATAGATGTAAATCAATCTCATTACTTAAAAGTGCTATGTGATGAAATTTTGGGGGAAAATAATTTCGTAGAAGAATTAATCTGGGCATATGGTTCTCCATCTGGTGGAAGAGCTGCAACTCCTAAACCCGTTAATATTCATGACTATATACTTCATTATTGTAAAGACTATCCTTCAAGAAAACAGTATAGAGTTTACACACCTTATAGTGAGAAATATATAGCAGATTGGTTTAAATATAAAGATGAAGATGGTCGAGTATATCAAAAACGTCAGCGTGGAAAAGATGAAAACGGTAATACAATTTGGGAAAAACAATATCTAGACGAAAGCAAAGGTATTCCATTGTCAACTGTATGGACAGATATAAAACAAGTATATGCCGATCCTCGTGCATATAAAGAAAATCAAGCTAAGCATACAGAAATCATTCGAGCCTTTACTGGTGGGCAGAAACCAGAAGCGTTAATTAAGCGTATTCTAGAGATGTGCACAGATGAAGGAGATTTGGTCTTAGATTTCCATCTTGGTACTGGTACAACAGCGTCGGTTGCACACAAAATGAATCGCCGATATATAGGTGTAGAACAAATGGACTATATAGATGAATTCGTAGTGAACAGATTAGTTGATGTTATTAAAGGCAATAATACTGGTATTTCCAAAGATGTTAACTGGCAAGGTGGCGGTTCTTTCGTATATTGTGAGCTTGCAAAGCTAAATCAAAATTTTGCTGACCGAATACAAACTGCTGAAAATGATAAAGAGCTTGCTGATATTTGGCGTGAAATAAAAAAGACCGGTTTTATAAGTTGCTATGTAAATCCTAAAGACATTAATCCTGAAGCAGAGGATTTTAAATCTCTCTCATTTGAAGAAAAAAAGCGTTTATTTATGGAGCTACTAGATAAAAATCAACTTTACGTTAATTACTGTGATATTGATGATGAAGATTATAATATTTCAGACGCTGACAAGGCATTTACAAAAAGCTTTTACGAGGGGGTATAATAGTGTACCTATACGAGCAAATCGAACAAGCAAAGAATTTTGGAGCATACAAAGAATTACCAAAATACATTCCTGATAATCTGAATCCATCTTTTGAATTACGCCCGTATCAAAAAGATGCTTTTTGTAATTTTATAACATATTTTGAAAATGAAGCACTTTGTAGAAAGCCAACACAGACACTTTTTCATATGGCAACCGGTAGTGGAAAAACGCTAATTATGGCAGGACTTATGCTATATCTTTTTAAACAGGGATATAGAAATTTTCTATTTTTTGTAAATCTATCTAATATAGTACAAAAAACAAAAGAAAATTTCTTAAATCGTACTTCATCGAAGTATCTTTTTGCTGATGAAATTAATATTGATGGAGAAAAAGTTAAAATTCGTGAAGTTAATAACTTCCAAGCAAGCGATCCGAATGCGATAAATATTTGCTTTACAACTATACAAGGGCTTCATTCAGATATATGGTTTGTCAAAGAAAACTCTGTTTCTATAGATGATTTTCGTGATAATAAAATAGTTCTTATATCGGACGAAGCCCACCATCTCAATGTTGATACTCGCCGCGGCAACAAAGAAGAAATTGAAAATTATAGGAGCTGGGAAAGTACAGTTAAGAGTATTTTTGAAATGAACAATCAAAATGTATTACTCGAATTTACTGCAACATGTGACCTTGCAAACGAAAATATAAAACGCGAGTATGAGAACAAAATAATATTCGATTATCCTCTAAAAAAATTTAGAGACGATGGATACTCAAAGGAAATACGTACTATGCGTTCTGACATATCAATTATGGAACGAGCATTACAGGCGATAGTATTAAGTCAATACCGCTTAAAAATATTCGAAGATTTTCGCATAAGATGTAAACCAGTCGTTCTATTTAAGGCTAAGACTATTGCTGAAAGCAAAGCGTTTATGAAAGAGTTTATTGATACCATAAAAAATCTGAATGGTTCAGTACTAGAACGACTGGCAGATATTACGGAAATAGATACTATGAAAAAGGTTTATTCGTATTTTGAAAAAAACGGAATAACCTTTGAGCAATTAGCACAAGAACTAAAAGAAGCTTTTGGGGAGGATAAGTGTCTTTCAGTTAACGAAGATGCTGAGGCCGAAAAGAATCAAATAATTGTCAATTCGCTTGAAGATGCTAATAATCCTTACCGAGCAATTTTTGAAGTAAGAAAACTAGATGAAGGTTGGGATGTACTAAATTTGTTTGACATTGTACGTCTTTATGAAACTCGAGATGCCAAGAATGGCATCCCCGGGAAAACGACAATAGCAGAAGCACAGCTTATAGGACGAGGAGCAAGGTATTATCCGTTTAAGTTGGAAGAATGGCAGAATAAATATCAGCGAAAATTCGATAAAGATTTGGATCACCCCCTTCGCATCTGTGAGGAACTATATTATCATTGTCAAAACGAATCTCGTTATATTGCCGAATTATATAGGGCGCTAAAAGAGATTGGTATCGATATGGAAAACACAGTCACTAGAACATATAAATTAAAGGATGAGTTTAAGGCAGATCCGCTTTATCAGCAAGGATATGTATTCTATAATGAAAGACTAATAAAAAGCAGATCAGAGGTTACCGGTCTTTCACCTACTATACGCAATCATACATATGATGTTACTATTGCAACTGGACGAGCAGCTGAGGATACATTAATGTTAGGCGAAGAAGGAACAAAAGAGAGTTCGGTAACAACAACATACACTAAACATACATCTTTTGCTGAAATAGCGAGGATTAATTATTCGATTGTACATCGAGCTCTTCGTAAGTATGATGTGTTTAAGTTCAATAGACTAAAAAGCTATTTCCCACAATTAAAATCTATTAACCAATTTATCTTTGACGATAAGTATCTTGGAAATGTAAAAATAGATATTACATCAAGATATGAGGATCCTTCACCTGCTATCCTTTATGTGGCTTGCGTCAATGTTTTGAAAAAAATAGCTACTTCAATCTCTAATATTGAAGAAACTTATGAAGGTTCTAAAACATTCATGGCAAAATATATTCGAGAGGTATTTAAAGATAAGCGGGTAAATTATACTAATCCTACCGATGGAGGCTTAGGTGTTTCACAAAACGATAATACTGTTCCTATGGCCTGGAAGCTTGATTTATCTAAAGAAGATTGGTTTGTGTTTGA
Coding sequences within:
- a CDS encoding ImmA/IrrE family metallo-endopeptidase, with protein sequence MASVSSFRDVIANMYYNDLFDELSEYIEDNPDKLESNSYHVQSPDEAALSDFDIITIDITDSPGNSILFDVIVSAEIEIAETVRRNRETDGIEQWFRISCRADLDDGIQNFQINSVSIYNKYRESKLGRLSEYLVPIIEKEQFDDVATEFLSEFCPEALSTPMPIPVDEVVKRMGLKVKEIQLTKHFTIFGQIVFGDCTIEYFDRNERTYKPLEVSRGTILVDPNVYFMRNVGCMNNTIIHECVHWYKHRKYHELVKTYNSDALLISCRVNETTKYKKQWTPEDWMEWHANGIAPRILMPKSMTIKKIEELIKKNELLFGNHDRLNIMENVVYELADFFQVSRIAAKIRMLDLGYKEVEGVYTYVDDHFISNYTFKADSLHKNQTYSISLSDSFFEYYANPEFAKIIDSGNFIYVDGHYVINDSKYIKRLENGSLDLTDYAKLHVDECCLLFDLKLNKASKMDIVVYLDSIMFRKATPDYNRVPTFNPDKHNMEVFNRSEELKKFHEEFVEEGQHLSRTTQTFSQAVYGHIKRKGYNKVVFIEKTLLSGKTYDRIKNNELNNPTLETVVAICIGLELSPTYSEEILRLAGYTLNNTPQQLAYKKLIHSYRGHSIYECNEVLEALRLSPLCAKAYKEMIS
- a CDS encoding helix-turn-helix domain-containing protein, with protein sequence MAVSYKKLWKLLIDKDMKKKDLREAAGISTSSMAKLGKNENVTTDVLVKICKALKCDISDIMEIEPDE
- a CDS encoding DEAD/DEAH box helicase family protein — encoded protein: MYLYEQIEQAKNFGAYKELPKYIPDNLNPSFELRPYQKDAFCNFITYFENEALCRKPTQTLFHMATGSGKTLIMAGLMLYLFKQGYRNFLFFVNLSNIVQKTKENFLNRTSSKYLFADEINIDGEKVKIREVNNFQASDPNAINICFTTIQGLHSDIWFVKENSVSIDDFRDNKIVLISDEAHHLNVDTRRGNKEEIENYRSWESTVKSIFEMNNQNVLLEFTATCDLANENIKREYENKIIFDYPLKKFRDDGYSKEIRTMRSDISIMERALQAIVLSQYRLKIFEDFRIRCKPVVLFKAKTIAESKAFMKEFIDTIKNLNGSVLERLADITEIDTMKKVYSYFEKNGITFEQLAQELKEAFGEDKCLSVNEDAEAEKNQIIVNSLEDANNPYRAIFEVRKLDEGWDVLNLFDIVRLYETRDAKNGIPGKTTIAEAQLIGRGARYYPFKLEEWQNKYQRKFDKDLDHPLRICEELYYHCQNESRYIAELYRALKEIGIDMENTVTRTYKLKDEFKADPLYQQGYVFYNERLIKSRSEVTGLSPTIRNHTYDVTIATGRAAEDTLMLGEEGTKESSVTTTYTKHTSFAEIARINYSIVHRALRKYDVFKFNRLKSYFPQLKSINQFIFDDKYLGNVKIDITSRYEDPSPAILYVACVNVLKKIATSISNIEETYEGSKTFMAKYIREVFKDKRVNYTNPTDGGLGVSQNDNTVPMAWKLDLSKEDWFVFEDNYGTSEEKAFIAYFKQYVDKLKAKYDKVYLIRNERQLAIYSFDGGERFEPDYLLFLHSPKVNGYEQLQIFIEPKGTHLVKNDSWKEDFLLQLESNAIPIVKFADDNNYRIWGFHFFNRDLRRKEFDEDMNRLL